AGGTCGCGGAAGCGGTCGGCCGGCTCTGGGAGGTCATCATCCGTGAGGAGGGGCCGGAGTCGGATTTCACCGCCGCGATTAAGCCGATCGAGAAGGCGGCGGGCGTGATCGTCGGCGGCGGAAAGGGCGGCGCGCACGCGGCGAAGTAAAACGCCTAGCCGGATGGAGCGTAGCGCAATCCGGGTTCGACTCGATAGCTCTATGGACCGTCCCGGATTTCGCTTCGCTCCATCCGGGCTACGGCCTCACAGCCACGGCGCCGGCTTGTCCATCGCAATCAGCGCGTCGACGTCGATGCGCGGGCGGACCACGGCATACTGGTCATCCTTGACCAGCACTTCCGGCACCAGCGCCCGTGTGTTGTAGGTGCCCGACTGCACCGCGCCATAGGCGCCGGCGGTCATGATCGCCAGCAGATCACCGGCCTTCGGCTGCGGCAGCGTTCGATCCAGAGCAAGGTAATCGCCGGTCTCGCAGACCGGGCCGACCACATCGGCGACGATGGTCGGCGCGCCCTTCGCCGGCTCGCGCACCGGGAGGATGTCGTGATGCGCCTCGTACAGCGTCGGACGGATCAGATCGTTCATCGCGGCGTCGATGATGACGAAGTTCTTCGCCTCGCCCTGCTTCACATAGATCACGCGGGCAACGAGGATGCCGGCATTGCCGACGATCATGCGGCCGGGCTCGAACATCAGCGTGCAGCCGAGATTGTGCGTCACGCGCTTGACCATCGCGGCATAGGCGTCGGGCGCCGGCGGTGCGGCGCGGTCCATATAATAGGGAATGCCGAGGCCACCGCCGAAGTCGATATGCGAGATGGTGTGGCCGTCGGCGCGCAGCGTCTGCACGAATTCGGCGAGCAGCCTGAAGGCGGTCTCGAGCGGTCCGAGATCGGTGATCTGGCTGCCGATATGGACGTCGGTGCCGGTCACCTTGATGCCGGGCAGCTTCGCCGCGCGGGCATAGACCTCGCGCGCCCGGGCAATCGGAATGCCGAACTTGTTCTCCGACTTGCCGGTCGAGATCTTCGCATGCGTGCCGGCGTCGACGTCGGGATTGACCCGCACCGAGATGCGCGCGGTCTTGCCCATCTCGACTGCGAGCCGCGACAAGAGCTCGAGCTCCGGCTCGGACTCGATGTTGATGCAAAGGATATCGGCCGCGAGCGCGGCGCGCAGCTCGGCCTCGGTCTTGCCGACGCCGGAGAACAGGATCTTGGAGGCCGGGAAGCCCGCCGCCAGCGCCCGCTTCAGCTCGCCGCCCGACACCACGTCGGCGCCGGCGCCGAGCTTCGCCAGCGTGCGCAGCACCGACTGGTTGGAGTTCGCCTTCATGGCGTAGCAGACGAGGGTCTTCTCGCCGGCGAAGGCCTCGGTGAAGACGCGGTAGTGCCGCTCCAGCGTCGCCGTCGAATAGCAGTAGAACGGCGTGCCGATGGCTTCCGCGAGCTCAATGAGATTGACCGCCTCGGCGTGCAGCACACCGTTGCGATAGTCGAAATGGTTCATGGGAGGATTTAATTACCGAGCAGCGGATCGAGGATAAAGGACTTCTTGCTGCCTTTCGGCGCGCTCGGCCCGGCATCCGCTCCATAGGTCGGGTTGAACACGCTAGGCTGGCTGGCGCGCTCGGTCTCGGTATCGCCGTTCACCTGCGCGGTCGGAGCGGCGTTCGACGCCGTCGGCGGCAGGTCGAGCGGTCCCTTGCGGCCGCAGCCGCCGAGCGCGAGCGCGGCTGCGCTCAGCACAATGATGGCCCATCCCGACGGGGTTAGGCTTGTCTTGCTGGTCACGACGAAAATCCCCAATTCGGGCTGCACCATACAAACATTGCCACGCTCTGGCGAGACCCGGGCGGCCTCGAAATGACAGCGAAATTTTCCGTTCAGCCCAATTTTCGCTCTTTTTCCAGCCGCTTGGCCCAGGCCCTGGCCTGCGCGAGCACATTCTTCGGCGCCGTGCCGCCGAACGAGGTCCGGCTCTTCACCGACGACTCGACAGACAGCACCTTCAGCGCATCCGCGGTGATCCTGGGCTCAACCTCCTGCATCGCCGCAAGCGGCAGCTCATGCAGCGCCACGCCCTGTTTCGAGGCGAGTGCGACAATGCGCCCGGTGACGTGGTGGGCGTCGCGGAACGGCATTTTCAGGGCGCGCACCAGCCAATCGGCGAGGTCGGTCGCGGTGGCGTAGCCCTCGCCGGCGGCGGCCTTCATCCGGGCCTCGTCGGGCACCAGGTCCTCGACCATGCCGGTCATGGCGCGGATCGCGAGCGAGAGCGCGGCGAACGCTTCCATGGCGCCCTGCTTGTCCTCCTGCATGTCCTTTTGATAGGCGAGCGGCAGGCCCTTCATCACGATCAGGAGCGCGGTCAGCGCACCGATCACGCGGCCGGTCTTGGCGCGCACCAGCTCGGCCGCGTCCGGGTTGCGCTTCTGCGGCATGATCGAGGAGCCGGTGGTGAACTTGTCGCTCAGCCTGACCAGGCCGACCAGCGGCGAGGTCCAGATCACGATCTCCTCGGCAAAACGTGACATGTGCACCGCGCAGATCGCGGCCGCCGACAGCGTCTCCAGCACGAAGTCGCGGTCGGACACCGCGTCG
The DNA window shown above is from Bradyrhizobium sp. ISRA464 and carries:
- the lysA gene encoding diaminopimelate decarboxylase encodes the protein MNHFDYRNGVLHAEAVNLIELAEAIGTPFYCYSTATLERHYRVFTEAFAGEKTLVCYAMKANSNQSVLRTLAKLGAGADVVSGGELKRALAAGFPASKILFSGVGKTEAELRAALAADILCINIESEPELELLSRLAVEMGKTARISVRVNPDVDAGTHAKISTGKSENKFGIPIARAREVYARAAKLPGIKVTGTDVHIGSQITDLGPLETAFRLLAEFVQTLRADGHTISHIDFGGGLGIPYYMDRAAPPAPDAYAAMVKRVTHNLGCTLMFEPGRMIVGNAGILVARVIYVKQGEAKNFVIIDAAMNDLIRPTLYEAHHDILPVREPAKGAPTIVADVVGPVCETGDYLALDRTLPQPKAGDLLAIMTAGAYGAVQSGTYNTRALVPEVLVKDDQYAVVRPRIDVDALIAMDKPAPWL
- a CDS encoding lipoprotein; translation: MVQPELGIFVVTSKTSLTPSGWAIIVLSAAALALGGCGRKGPLDLPPTASNAAPTAQVNGDTETERASQPSVFNPTYGADAGPSAPKGSKKSFILDPLLGN
- the argH gene encoding argininosuccinate lyase; amino-acid sequence: MSNKMWGGRFSERPDAIMEEINVSIDVDRHLYAQDVAASKAHAAMLAAQGIITAADAKNIRKGLDTILSEIGKGDFDFKRALEDIHMNVESRLSELIGPAAGRLHTARSRNDQVATDFRLYVRDTIDETDAALAAFQKALVARAEEHAGTVMPGFTHLQTAQPVTFGHHLLAYVEMAGRDRGRFADARKRLNESPLGAAALAGTSFPIDRAATAKALGFDRPMANSLDAVSDRDFVLETLSAAAICAVHMSRFAEEIVIWTSPLVGLVRLSDKFTTGSSIMPQKRNPDAAELVRAKTGRVIGALTALLIVMKGLPLAYQKDMQEDKQGAMEAFAALSLAIRAMTGMVEDLVPDEARMKAAAGEGYATATDLADWLVRALKMPFRDAHHVTGRIVALASKQGVALHELPLAAMQEVEPRITADALKVLSVESSVKSRTSFGGTAPKNVLAQARAWAKRLEKERKLG